In Mercurialis annua linkage group LG6, ddMerAnnu1.2, whole genome shotgun sequence, the following are encoded in one genomic region:
- the LOC126686316 gene encoding 26S proteasome regulatory subunit 10B homolog A-like, whose amino-acid sequence MSSEGDRRRISVTEHRKKLLQHKEMESRVRTLRENLRNAKKEFNKTEDDLKSLQSVGQIIGEVLRPLDNERLIVKASSGPRYVVGCRSKVDKEKLIAGTRVVLDMTTLTIMRALPREVDPVVYNMLHEDPGNVSYSAVGGLSDQIRDLRESIELPLMNPELFLRVGIKPPKGVLLYGPPGTGKTLLARAIASNIDANFLKVVSSAIIDKYIGESARLIREMFGYARDHQPCIIFMDEIDAIGGRRFSEGTSADREIQRTLMELLNQLDGFDQLGKVKMIMATNRPDVLDPALLRPGRLDRKIEIPLPNEQSRMEILKIHAASIAKHGEIDYEAVVKLAEGFNGADLRNVCTEAGMSAIRAERDYVIHEDFMKAVRKLNEAKKLESSAHYNADFGKE is encoded by the exons aTGAGCAGCGAAGGAGATCGCCGGCGTATTTCCGTGACTGAACACCGGAAAAAATTGCTCCAACACAAGGAGATGGAGTCTAGAGTGCGAACCT TGAGGGAGAACTTGAGGAATGCAAAGAAGGAGTTCAATAAGACAGAGGATGATTTGAAGTCTCTTCAAAGTGTTGGTCAGATTATAGGAGAAGTTCTCCGACCTCTCGACAATGAACGCT TGATTGTTAAAGCAAGTAGTGGACCCCGTTATGTGGTTGGGTGCCGCAGCAAAGTGGACAAGGAAAAACTAATTGCAGGAACTAGGGTTGTTCTTGACATGACAACACTCACAATCATGCGAGCTCTTCCACGTGAA GTTGATCCAGTTGTTTATAATATGTTGCATGAAGATCCTGGCAACGTCAGCTACTCGGCTGTGGGTGGTTTATCTGACCAAATCAGAGATTTGAGGGAGTCCATTGAGCTACCTCTGATGAACCCTGAGCTTTTCCTCAGAGTTGGAATTAAACCTCCCAAG GGTGTTCTTCTTTATGGCCCTCCTGGTACAGGAAAGACGCTATTGGCCAGGGCTATCGCAAGTAACATAGATGCCAACTTCTTAAAG GTTGTTTCAAGTGCCATTATTGACAAATACATTGGCGAAAGTGCTAGGTTGATtcgagaaatgtttggatatgcaCGTGATCACCAA cCCTGCATCATTTTTATGGATGAGATTGATGCCATTGGTGGACGCCGTTTTAGTGAGGGTACAAGCGCAGATCGTGAAATTCAAAGAACTCTAATGGAGTTACTTAATCAACTTGACGGGTTTGATCAGCTTGGGAAG GTTAAAATGATAATGGCAACAAACCGACCTGATGTGCTCGATCCTGCACTTCTTCGCCCGGGAAGATTAGACAGAAAAATAGAGATTCCGTTGCCAAATGAACAATCGAGAATGGAAATCCTGAAAATTCATGCTGCTAGCATTGCCAAGCATGGGGAGATTGACTATGAGGCTGTTGTGAAACTTGCGGAG GGCTTTAATGGAGCTGATCTCCGCAATGTTTGCACAGAAGCTGGAATGTCAGCAATTCGTGCGGAACGTGATTATGTTATCCATGAAGATTTTATGAAG GCCGTAAGGAAGCTTAACGAGGCAAAAAAGCTTGAATCAAGTGCACATTATAATGCCGATTTTGGGAAGGAATAG
- the LOC126687890 gene encoding 26S proteasome regulatory subunit S10B homolog B-like, with product MTTLTIMRALPREVDPVVYNMLHEDPGNVSYSAVGGLSDQIRELRESIELPLMNPELFIRVGIKPPKGVLLYGPHGTGKTLLARANASNIDANFLKVVSSAIIDKYIGESARLIREMFGYARDHQPCIIFMDEIDAIGGRRFSEGTSADREIQRTLMELLNQLNGVDQLGKVKMIMATNRPDVLDPALLRDYVIHEDFMKDVRKLNEAKKLESSAHYNSARSLLRLSASLWASAILPKSFPSKVTGGGIEDSTDFLFLPCDMFLALSFRADLSKLEIVSKWEDTSRHHSRFGDLSESWINALWADLKGFGLRLIE from the exons ATGACAACACTTACAATTATGCGTGCTCTTCCACGCGAG GTAGATCCAGTTGTTTATAATATGCTGCATGAAGATCCTGGTAATGTCAGCTATTCAGCCGTGGGTGGTCTATCTGATCAAATTAGAGAATTGAGGGAATCTATTGAGCTACCTCTTATGAACCCTGAGCTTTTCATAAGAGTGGGGATTAAACCTCCCAAG GGTGTCCTTTTATATGGACCTCATGGTACTGGAAAGACATTATTGGCTAGGGCTAATGCGAGTAATATAGACGCTAACTTTTTGAAG GTTGTTTCAAGTGCCATTATTGATAAGTATATTGGAGAAAGTGCTAGGTTGataagggaaatgtttggatatgcaCGTGATCATCAG CCCTGCATCATTTTCATGGATGAAATTGATGCCATTGGTGGACGCCGATTTAGTGAAGGAACAAGTGCTGATCGTGAAATTCAGAGAACACTAATGGAGTTACTTAACCAGCTCAATGGGGTTGATCAGCTTGGGAAG GTTAAAATGATAATGGCAACAAACCGACCTGACGTTCTTGATCCTGCACTTCTCCGTGATTATGTCATTCATGAAGACTTTATGAAG GATGTGAGGAAGCTGAATGAGGCAAAGAAACTTGAATCTAGCGCGCACTATAATTCTGCTAGATCCCTTCTTAGGCTCTC GGCCTCGTTGTGGGCTTCCGCTATTCTCCCGAAATCCTTCCCGTCGAAAGTCACCGGCGGTGGAATTGAGGATTCTACTGATTTCCTTTTTCTCCCTTGCGATATGTTCCTTgctttgtctttcag AGCCGATCTTTCCAAGTTGGAGATTGTGTCCAAATGGGAAGATACTTCGAGACATCATAGTAGATTCGGCGATTTGTCTGAATCCTggattaacgcgctttgggcggatcttaagggattcggtcttcgtcTTATTGAATGA